In a single window of the Podospora pseudocomata strain CBS 415.72m chromosome 2 map unlocalized CBS415.72m_2, whole genome shotgun sequence genome:
- the POM1 gene encoding serine/threonine protein kinase, CMGC, dual-specificity (EggNog:ENOG503NXAT; COG:T; SMCOG1030:serine/threonine protein kinase; antiSMASH:Cluster_2), translating to MNRDHRAPAGPRRENQSPTRRPLNLNPPSPTKIGSIRRPTVDAPMLSASSSNNHSLFSFGAGNGASNNVTDIANASFEFLPSVSFDDLQSSLESASTDFKLTQFPSPTGQGTILGDRSAGNNRNMVERPDMTRPSAAAHALPQQPAITRSRTGSILRRPSTSSRPPQPSTASTPSGNPGVPNAPTAPAAMRARRQSHYPPVSNPNPAKPPRKSTGDVQLGEAQVKEVQTRKRRPSAVSLSDRPLLEASRASVDVAPRSTVVESMRHLTSSRASKARSVQPLPRSNQDMLTPDTTLKPEHTHIAMAMPRSPNRVAAKGSTPSSAKRISVMPGTHHASHATGLGARTISPTDTRRMKRLSTMHHVQQGPVAGASPALPHPPPISADGRASSRSPSMLPRKISTPSSSRTTPDHTRKSYSSGLSVNSSTSLNTVRTSTGSMQQRAMQGANSSRLPAPKALNLHNSASFDSSEEVPPVPAIPKAYESPKEAHLETASFLEKRRSNLAYDASSIRSNSTASISGAQTSDSAPAKLQRKPSNRKTVHTSKLDLEKNPAAAQSKKSLQPLRLPPITLGPLSTPTAAKIAALQTHGDRNLSPPPSRQIPKTPTTPMTASKGTFFGRIRPEDRADIQHLRSSASVQRLHRESPATTAEPPTSSTESFAGVKNGTARSGPSPFLSQSVPKGGNFETTLFKRSKTGGDFTQPLDAAADVPVQHNKPSGPRAQKSVATRPAGGKSPPPRPSPEEPPTPSSMSSLRRKLSLSWKRSASKASGSQGHHGDQNAVKHDSMPPPRIPVSATLNNLPTGKPPSPTPSTKSNGNGTYLESRRRKSSASSLNAVLSGERNRGDTGTAAKKDSTLGTVNERATVPHNSSVVQRILKPKGSTATLRHHDVWNSELDKDDLIAEDEMRKLGSRRKDTELAARTLDALRKRASAKERVSPQEAIRIAVLNIYERGEIVDYKDIYFCGTQNAAKVVGDVQSESPNFGYDDERGDYSIVPGDHLAYRYEIIDVLGKGSFGQVVRCIDHKTGVLVAVKIIRNKKRFHQQALVEVNILQKLREWDPKNKHSMVNFTHSFYFRGHLCISTELLDMNLYEFIKSNAFRGFSLKLIRRFTKQMLSSLNLLKQHKVIHCDLKPENILLRHPLHSEIKVIDFGSSCFETEKVYTYIQSRFYRSPEVILGMQYGLPIDMWSLGCILAELYTGVPIFPGENEQEQLACIMEVFGPPEKHLIEKSTRKKLFFDSMGKPRLTVSSKGRRRRPSSKTLQQVLKCDDEAFLDFIARCLRWDPDRRMKPEEAIRHEFITGQKTSVPIRMREGSPSKRTNSISAPRPLPEPPAAVRAATMRAREASGPNNGLVGTKTGSMPTATARRTSNMSTASSMNGSISSVKRTSNGTTTTYTNGNGTIGPSSLPRASLRSVSGGVGPVGLSNNSKTDLAAAGANAAMSRRA from the exons ATGAATAGAGACCATCGCGCTCCGGCTGGGCCCAGACGGGAGAACCAGTCGCCCACCAG GAGACCGCTGAACCTGAACCCCCCCAGTCCCACCAAGATCGGCTCCATCAGACGGCCCACCGTCGACGCTCCAATGCTcagtgcctcctcttccaacaaccactccctcttctctttcGGGGCTGGGAATGGCGCGTCCAATAACGTGACCGACATCGCCAACGCATCCTTCGAGTTTCTGCCGTCGGTCAGCTTCGACGACCTCCAGAGCAGCCTCGAGTCTGCCTCGACCGACTTCAAACTCACGCAATTTCCTTCACCGACTGGGCAGGGAACAATTTTGGGCGATCGAAGTGCGGGCAACAACCGCAACATGGTCGAGCGCCCCGACATGACACGGCCAAGCGCCGCTGCCCATGCCTTGCCTCAGCAGCCTGCCATCACACGTTCACGAACAGGCTCAATTCTACGAAGACCTAGCACGTCAAGCAGGCCGCCTCAACCTAGCACTGCTTCTACGCCATCTGGTAACCCAGGCGTGCCCAATGCTCCCACTGCTCCGGCTGCCATGCGTGCGCGCCGACAAAGTCATTATCCCCCAGTCTCCAACCCCAATCCCGCCAAGCCGCCACGGAAGTCAACTGGAGATGTTCAGCTGGGAGAGGCTCAGGTCAAAGAGGTTCAAACCCGAAAGCGGAGACCTAGTGCGGTGTCTTTATCAGACAGGCCCCTCCTCGAGGCTTCGAGAGCGTCGGTTGATGTTGCACCTCGATCTACGGTAGTGGAGAGCATGCGGCACCTGACAAGCTCGAGGGCATCCAAGGCAAGGTCTGTGCAGCCATTGCCCAGATCCAACCAGGATATGCTCACACCAGACACCACGCTCAAACCCGAACATACTCACATAGCTATGGCAATGCCTCGCTCCCCCAACAGAGTTGCCGCCAAGGGTTCTACTCCAAGCTCAGCGAAGCGGATATCTGTCATGCCAGGAACTCATCATGCCAGTCACGCCACTGGACTGGGTGCACGAACTATCAGCCCTACCGATACAAGACGAATGAAACGCCTATCTACGATGCACCACGTTCAACAGGGCCCTGTTGCTGGCGCTTCCCCCGCGCtgcctcatccaccacctaTTTCGGCCGACGGTCGCGCCTCGTCTCGATCCCCTTCTATGCTGCCTCGAAAGATCTCGACCCCTTCGTCTTCACGAACCACGCCCGACCACACCAGAAAGTCATACAGCTCAGGTCTGTCCGTCAACTCAAGCACCAGTCTCAACACGGTGCGGACGTCCACTGGCTCCATGCAGCAGCGAGCCATGCAAGGTGCAAATAGTTCGCGATTGCCTGCCCCCAAGGCGCTCAATCTTCACAATTCGGCGAGCTTTGATAGCAGCGAGGAAGTGCCACCGGTGCCCGCGATTCCAAAGGCGTACGAGTCTCCAAAGGAGGCGCATCTCGAAACTGCTTCGTTtctggagaagaggaggtccaACCTGGCCTATGATGCCAGCAGCATCCGTAGCAATTCGACAGCGAGTATATCGGGCGCGCAGACGAGTGATTCAGCACCTGCCAAGCTTCAACGTAAGCCAAGTAACAGGAAGACAGTACACACCTCGAAGCTGGATCTCGAGAAGAATCCTGCGGCAGCTCAGTCAAAGAAGAGCTTGCAACCGCTGCGGTTGCCGCCCATCACCCTTGGTCCCCTCAGCACCCCAACCGCGGCCAAGATTGCTGCTCTTCAAACTCATGGTGACAGAAAtctctccccgcccccatcaAGGCAGATCCCAAAAACGCCGACGACTCCCATGACGGCATCGAAGGGCACATTTTTTGGAAGAATACGGCCCGAAGACAGGGCCGATATACAGCATCTCAGGAGCAGCGCGTCGGTGCAGAGGCTCCATCGTGAAAGTCCTGCCACTACGGCAGAGCCACCGACCAGCTCTACTGAGTCCTTTGCCGGTGTGAAGAATGGAACCGCCAGATCAGGGCCGTCGCCTTTCTTGAGCCAGTCGGTGCCGAAAGGAGGGAACTTCGAGACTACTTTGTTCAAAAGGTCAAAAACTGGCGGGGATTTCACCCAGCCTTTGgatgcagcagcagacgTGCCAGTTCAACACAACAAGCCCTCGGGGCCCCGAGCGCAAAAGTCTGTCGCGACACGGCCTGCAGGTGGAAAATCCCCGCCACCGCGTCCCAGTCCGGAGGAGCCGCCCACTCCTTCTTCCATGAGCTCTCTGAGGCGCAAATTGAGCTTGTCCTGGAAGAGAAGCGCCTCCAAAGCCAGCGGAAGCCAAGGACATCACGGAGATCAAAACGCCGTCAAGCATGATTCAATGCCACCGCCGAGGATTCCTGTCTCGGCAACTCTGAACAACCTTCCCACCGGCAAGCCTCCAAGTCCCACTCCGTCCACGAAATCCAATGGCAATGGGACATATCTGGAGTCACGAAGACGGAAGAGCTCGGCCTCCAGCTTGAATGCGGTGCTTTCCGGGGAACGAAATCGCGGTGATACCGGTACAGCAGCTAAGAAGGATTCGACCCTGGGAACAGTGAACGAGCGTGCCACGGTTCCCCACAACTCGTCTGTGGTGCAAAGGATACTGAAACCTAAGGGCTCTACGGCAACTCTTCGACACCACGACGTTTGGAATTCGGAACTCGACAAGGACGATTTGATTGCAGAAGACGAGATGAGGAAGCTTGGTTCACGGCGTAAGGATACTGAGCTGGCAGCCAGAACTTTGGATGCTCTCCGCAAACGTGCCTCGGCCAAGGAGCGCGTCAGCCCTCAAGAAGCCATCAGAATTGCAGTTCTCAATATCTACGAACGGGGAGAGATTGTGGACTATAAGGACATCTACTTTTGCGGCACACAAAACGCGGCAAAGGTTGTGGGTGATGTTCAGTCGGAGAGTCCCAATTTCGGCTACGACGATGAGCGCGGTGACTACAGCATCGTACCCGGTGACCATCTTGCGTATCGCTATGAAATCATAGACGTGCTCGGAAAAGGAAGTTTCGGTCAGGTGGTACGGTGTATCGACCATAAGACTGGCGTTCTCGTGGCCGTCAAAATCATCCGCAACAAGAAAAGGTTCCATCAGCAAGCCCTGGTTGAGGTCAATATTTTGCAGAAACTCCGCGAATGG GATCCCAAAAACAAACACAGCATGGTCAACTTTACGCACAGCTTTTACTTCCGAGGACATCTTTGCATCTCTACCGAACTATTGGACATGAACCTCTACGAATTCATCAAATCGAACGCTTTCCGGGGTTTCTCACTGAAGCTGATCCGCAGATTTACCAAGCAGATGCTGAGCTCACTCAACCTACTAAAACAGCACAAGGTTATCCACTGCGACTTGAAGCCCGAAAATATTCTCCTGCGCCACCCTCTTCACTCGGAGATCAAGGTTATTGATTTCGGTTCGAGTTGTTTTGAAACGGAAAAGGTGTACACGTACATTCAGTCCCGGTTCTACCGTTCCCCCGAAGTTATCCTTGGTATGCAGTACGGTCTGCCCATCGACATGTGGTCTCTGGGTTGCATTCTCGCCGAGCTCTATACGGGTGTGCCAATTTTCCCTGGCGAGAACGAGCAGGAGCAGCTGGCCTGTATTATGGAAGTGTTTGGCCCACCGGAAAAGCATCTCATTGAGAAGTCGACACGTAAGAAGTTGTTTTTCGACAGCATGGGCAAACCTCGCCTCACCGTCTCCTCAAAGGGCCGTCGCAGACGCCCATCCTCAAAAACACTACAACAAGTGCTCAAGTGCGACGATGAAGCATTTTTGGACTTTATCGCACGCTGCCTCCGCTGGGATCCCGACCGCCGCATGAAGCCTGAAGAGGCGATTCGTCACGAGTTCATCACTGGCCAGAAGACATCTGTCCCCATCAGAATGCGCGAAGGGTCCCCCAGCAAGCGTACCAATAGCATCTCG